In one window of Palaemon carinicauda isolate YSFRI2023 chromosome 2, ASM3689809v2, whole genome shotgun sequence DNA:
- the LOC137622575 gene encoding uncharacterized protein, whose protein sequence is MDCTVWEPKEFLCGCSQRTASKVIGWMGIVFSTLHLIDTCLYTSVPYREYYDFCNQLGATDSHACAKGLISAGVILGIVSIVTAIGSVMLLWGVKKKEPVFVLVHLVIKVISIVLGGTFTLCLMLYLFFTSYAYWNYLIGVIGFLGLYLEVYFFLCVRVYYKQLKFPIRYERTGYFGKNPLTANEFIGGEKFPPEV, encoded by the exons ATGGACTGTACGGTCTGGGAACCAAAAGAGTTTCTGTGTGGGTGCAGTCAACGCACCGCTTCTAAAGTCATCGGATGGATGGGGATA GTCTTCTCCACTCTACACTTAATTGACACGTGTCTCTACACCTCCGTGCCATACAGAGAATACTACGATTTCTGCAATCAGCTGGGTGCCACGGATTCGCACGCATGCGCCAAAGGGT TGATATCTGCCGGAGTCATCCTTGGCATTGTATCCATCGTGACGGCTATTGGAAGTGTCATGTTACTCTGGGGTGtcaaaaag AAAGAGCCCGTTTTCGTCCTTGTGCATCTCGTGATCAAGGTTATTTCCATAGTCCTTGGTGGAACCTTCACATTGTGCCTCATGCTGTACCTCTTCTTCACCTCTTACGCCTACTGGAATTACCTCATAGGAGTCATTGGTTTCCTGGGATTGTATCTAGAGGTGTATTTCTTCCTCTGCGTAAGAGTTTATTACAAACAG TTGAAATTCCCCATCAGGTACGAAAGGACTGGATACTTCGGGAAAAACCCCTTGACAGCTAATGAGTTCATTGGTGGGGAAAAATTTCCGCCAGAAGTTTAA